Proteins co-encoded in one Cytobacillus sp. NJ13 genomic window:
- a CDS encoding glycerol-3-phosphate dehydrogenase/oxidase, with protein MTFSNLNRTEMIETLTKEEFDVLIIGGGITGAGIALDAATRGMKTALVEMQDFAAGTSSRSTKLVHGGLRYLKQFEVKMVAEVGKERAIVYENGPHVTTPEWMLLPMHKGGTFGKFSTSIGLRVYDFLAGVRKSERRSMLNTRETLSKEPLIKKDGLKGGGYYVEYRTDDARLTIEVMKAAAEKGAMPVNYVKVEKLLYDEQGKVCGAAAADQLTGNVHEVRAKKVINAAGPWVDSIREKDGSKKGKTLRLTKGVHLVIDQSKFPLKQAVYFDTPDKRMVFAIPRDGKTYVGTTDTFYNSNPVNPKMTASDRTYIINAINFMFPSVKIAEKDIESSWAGVRPLIWEEGKDPSEISRKDEIWESDTGLLTIAGGKLTGYRKMAETIVDILAEKFKQESNKTYSGSITKTLPISGGNVGGSFKFQEFIGFQTEKGRSIGLSAEQSKHLVKMYGSNVGIIFNMIETKRNEAENYGLPIILWAKLKYAIEHEMAATPVDFFNRRTGALLFDIETVRNYQKQVISYMADAFKWDTAAESNFENQLNQELSFAVKPADQD; from the coding sequence ATGACATTTTCTAATTTAAATCGTACTGAAATGATAGAAACACTGACAAAGGAAGAATTTGATGTTCTGATTATTGGCGGCGGCATAACCGGAGCGGGAATTGCTCTGGATGCGGCAACACGGGGAATGAAAACAGCACTCGTCGAAATGCAGGATTTTGCAGCCGGAACTTCCAGCCGTTCAACAAAACTGGTTCACGGCGGATTAAGATATCTTAAACAATTTGAAGTTAAAATGGTAGCGGAAGTCGGCAAGGAGCGGGCAATCGTATATGAAAATGGACCACATGTGACTACACCGGAGTGGATGCTGCTTCCAATGCATAAAGGAGGCACGTTTGGAAAATTTTCAACCTCAATCGGCCTTAGAGTTTACGACTTTCTTGCAGGCGTCAGAAAGTCTGAACGCAGAAGCATGCTCAATACCAGGGAAACACTATCAAAAGAGCCGCTTATAAAAAAAGATGGACTTAAAGGCGGCGGTTATTATGTGGAATATCGCACAGATGATGCCCGTCTTACAATTGAGGTAATGAAAGCTGCGGCAGAAAAAGGCGCAATGCCTGTTAACTATGTGAAGGTTGAAAAACTTTTATATGATGAACAAGGAAAAGTATGCGGAGCTGCAGCTGCAGATCAGCTAACAGGCAATGTTCATGAAGTTAGAGCAAAAAAAGTCATCAACGCAGCAGGTCCCTGGGTTGATTCCATCCGCGAGAAAGACGGATCAAAGAAAGGAAAGACCCTGCGTTTGACTAAAGGGGTTCATTTGGTAATAGACCAATCCAAGTTTCCGTTAAAACAGGCTGTGTACTTTGATACGCCTGACAAAAGGATGGTATTTGCTATTCCGAGAGATGGTAAAACCTATGTGGGAACAACAGATACATTCTATAATTCTAATCCCGTAAATCCAAAGATGACTGCAAGTGACAGAACATACATCATTAACGCCATTAACTTTATGTTTCCTTCTGTGAAAATAGCAGAGAAGGATATTGAATCCAGCTGGGCTGGTGTTCGTCCGCTTATTTGGGAAGAAGGAAAAGATCCTTCCGAGATATCACGCAAAGATGAAATCTGGGAGTCGGATACTGGTTTGCTGACAATTGCAGGCGGGAAACTGACCGGGTACCGGAAAATGGCCGAAACCATTGTTGATATACTTGCTGAAAAATTCAAACAGGAATCAAATAAAACATATAGCGGGAGTATTACAAAAACATTACCCATTTCAGGAGGAAATGTAGGAGGATCATTCAAATTCCAGGAATTTATCGGGTTCCAGACTGAAAAAGGAAGAAGTATTGGTTTATCAGCTGAACAGTCAAAACACCTAGTTAAAATGTATGGTTCTAACGTTGGTATCATCTTTAATATGATTGAAACGAAAAGAAATGAAGCTGAGAATTATGGCCTGCCGATTATATTATGGGCTAAGCTGAAATATGCAATTGAACATGAAATGGCTGCCACCCCTGTTGACTTTTTTAACCGCAGAACAGGAGCTCTTCTTTTTGATATTGAAACGGTAAGAAATTATCAAAAACAAGTAATTTCATATATGGCTGATGCATTTAAATGGGATACAGCTGCAGAAAGTAATTTTGAAAACCAGCTGAACCAGGAACTCAGCTTTGCGGTAAAGCCGGCTGATCAGGATTAA
- a CDS encoding nucleoside hydrolase produces MYNVLMFVDSGVDDSLALMYALQHPEINLVGVVSAYGNITKEESINNTAYLLKLAGREDIPIIAGASGPLSGETAVFYPEIHGEEGLGPIQPPEDFNSKIKVYDIDKIIEIVNEYKNDLVIVGVGRQTDLALPLILYGKDAYKDVNAFYLMGGAFLVPGNVTPEAEANFFADPIAADSVLEKARNIYIFPLNVTNKAIIRPETIDFIADNTQSPFKDLIKPAYDYYYEAYQKLVPGIKGAPLHDVVVLSVLTNPDLAKYVKRRVRIEQFGKAKGKSIADFRPVPEVDPPETIDNIAMELDLERFVIDFMEVFLTQKVQQK; encoded by the coding sequence ATGTACAATGTTCTCATGTTTGTTGACTCGGGGGTTGATGATTCACTTGCCCTAATGTATGCCCTTCAGCATCCCGAGATTAATCTAGTGGGTGTAGTCAGCGCTTATGGCAACATAACAAAAGAGGAATCCATTAATAATACTGCTTATTTACTTAAGCTTGCAGGCAGAGAGGACATTCCCATTATAGCAGGGGCGAGCGGCCCGCTATCCGGTGAGACCGCTGTCTTTTATCCTGAAATTCATGGGGAGGAGGGCCTTGGGCCCATTCAGCCTCCGGAGGACTTCAACAGCAAAATAAAGGTATATGATATAGATAAAATTATTGAAATTGTAAATGAATACAAAAATGACCTTGTGATCGTTGGGGTTGGAAGGCAGACTGATTTGGCATTGCCGCTCATTCTATATGGAAAGGATGCATATAAAGATGTGAATGCATTTTATTTAATGGGCGGTGCGTTTTTAGTTCCGGGAAATGTAACACCAGAGGCTGAGGCGAATTTTTTCGCTGACCCCATTGCAGCGGATTCAGTGCTTGAAAAAGCAAGGAACATTTATATATTTCCTCTAAATGTAACAAATAAAGCGATTATCCGTCCTGAGACGATTGATTTTATTGCAGATAATACCCAATCGCCTTTTAAAGATTTAATCAAACCTGCTTATGATTATTATTATGAAGCTTATCAAAAGCTTGTCCCGGGAATTAAGGGGGCACCTCTTCATGATGTTGTTGTATTAAGTGTTCTCACAAATCCTGATCTTGCCAAGTATGTAAAACGAAGAGTGAGAATTGAACAGTTTGGAAAGGCAAAGGGAAAAAGCATAGCTGACTTTAGGCCGGTGCCTGAAGTTGATCCGCCCGAAACAATTGATAATATAGCGATGGAGCTTGACCTGGAACGTTTTGTCATTGATTTTATGGAAGTTTTCCTCACTCAGAAAGTTCAGCAGAAATAG